The window ATATCCCACCTAGAAACTTTATATTTAGTCCGTGCTCTTTGtttaatatttgattttgtgttcAAGAATGTTTTTGGCTTGTCATTTCATGTGCTTTGCTCATTCCTATTCAAGCCACGTAAATTAAGTTTCAAGGTCGATTGGTTGCCGGAGTTACATATTTTATTTCCAGTTCCTTGATATTCGTTGTTTTCAAAACTTGGTAGGGGTGGATTTGTTGATGAAATAAGTGGGATTTGTTTGGTCAAATTTTGAGATGAAAGGTGTAAAATATGAAGGGAAACAAATGGTAATGGATCATCCTCTGTTTCCTAGATTCCATGTCAATGATGCTGATAGAGGAGGGCCAAGGGCCCCCCGAGGAATAAAATGGCTCTTTCTGAACAGTTTAAGCATAATGTATCTACTCAAAATCTGAGGTACAAGTCTGGATCCATGAATTTGCTGCATCTTCCACCGAGCAACGGATATGGTACATGTGTCCAACCACCACCCTCAAGCAATGTAAGCTATGAAAATCGcgaatctttatttatttatttatcacgGTTTTCATCTTTATCGATTGAGTTCACTTGTCTGTATCAGAGGATTTGCTCGAGTCATTTGCATGAGTGTCTTTGGTTGTTATTCTTACAAGTCGTTGCCTTCATATGAAGTTTATGTGCCTTAaattttcaatttgttgtgGTTTAACTTGAAAGTCTTTTAGATAATTAATCATCGTCTGTTTCTTGGTTTTCCATATGTTCATCAAAATGTGAGGACTTTGCATTCCCTTGGCCTTTGAAGGGAAGATTTAACCCATAAATCTTATTGCTGAAACAACATTGTCATTACTCGCTGACATTGATTACATTTGGATAGCTACATCTAAAAAAGAGATTTTGTCCCCGAGCACATCGAACCAGTTCCGTACTAATTATTGAGTCTGCCCGTGGTTTGAAAATATTATTCACAAGTAGACATGTATCAGCATCCTGACTTACCTTCTTGTTCGATCCTATCCTATTCTACAAGAATAGAAGGATGATATTTAAACTACTGACTCTAGGAAAGAAATTGCGTGGATGCTAAAAAGGTGCCAATGAACCATTTTTTTCCTGTTATTTTGCTAATGATTTCCAAGAATGCTTCTCAAATATTCTCCGTGATGTCTCTCAAATTGTTGATGAAAACAGGCTGGAAATTCCAAAGCACTTCCTCCTTTCTGTAGTTTGACAGGATCTTCTCACTCAGCAGACTTGAGTAATTATTCTGGTGGATTAAATTTGAACATTTCTCTAAAGAATTCCGAGCCACCGATATCAGGGAATACAAATGATCAAAATCCCCGATTTTCAGGAAATTCAATGAGGATCAACGACTGTAAGTCCTCTCAGCCTTGTGGTTTTTCCAGCTTTCAATAACAAGCTAACTTGTCTGAAGATGCAAACGATCTTAGTGTTCCTTTATCCAGCAGATACGGAGCAAAATTATTGCAAACTTCAATTACACTTGGATGATGAAAGAAGTGTTACCTTAAGTTCATATGCTTCTGGGAAACTCCATAATATTCGGTTGAACCAGTCAGACGAGACAACATGTGCAGCGGATCAAGTAAAAATGGGtaaattttctcaaaatatggaTGATGAAGAGGAAAATAAACCCGCGATATTGATAATTGAGAAAACTTCAGCAGATGCAACTTCAAACTCTCTTGGTGGAAATAAAATCTCAAATGGTACTGGAGACCTAAGTTTGATCCATGATTCTAGCAGATTATATGATTCTTGTACACAACCATTTCAAGAATGTAGAGTTCTGCAAGAGAGCAAGGCTGAAACGACGATGAGGAAAAGACATGCATCTGAAATGGATGATTTGACATGTTCCTTTTCACTTTTGAGCGACAACATTAATAGGCCACCTGAGATCGACAGGATTGAGGAGGTTTCTGAAGATAATGATTCTGAAGCAATGCCATTAGGAAGTACTGGCAAGAAGCTAGAAAATTCAGACAATTCTGTGGAAGACTGTGTACATGGTTTGCATTCTCCTGAAGACATAGCGGGAGTGATTGGTCAGAGATTGTTCTGGAAAGCAAGGCGAACAATTGTGCAGTAAGTAAATCTGTTGCTTGTTTATCCTTCCTACTTGCAGCAGAAAAGTTATTCAAATTTGAGGTTATCTACCCGTTTTTGTTGAACTTCTGGTCTTTCTGTTGTACTCATTTTTTTGCAGTCAACAAAAAGTATTTGCGGTTCAGATTTTTGAGTTGCACAGACTGGTTAAGGTAAGTACGTCTGTGTTCAACCGAAGCAACTCTTCTGTGGCGCATCTGTTCAAATTTTGTGTTTATTTCACTCCTCGAACAGTATATGTAGTTATTTACTAACTCTATGTGATAATATTAACAGGTGCAGAAACTAATTGCAGGATCACCTGAAGTGATCTACGAAAACAAATCAATCTCAAAAAGCCATCTATCAAGTTTCCGCCCATGAATAAGCTTCTCTTTGTTACTCCTCTGGAATCTTCACCAATCTTCGACAAACCAAAAGTAGATGCCGTAAAGTCAAATCATGACAAGGATGGAAAGCTTTCACTGCCCCTAAACGCTGCTGAAAAAAGACCTTTTACTCAGCCATCAGCTTCAAATACACCATTTACATCAGCATCCATTCCCACAGATGGTAAACTAGCACCTTGGTCTTTCTACCCACCACCCGGAAATCAATGGCTTGTTCCTGTGAGATCTCCTTCCGAGGGACTGGTCTACAAGCCCTATGCAGGACCGTGTCCTCCATCTGTTGGCTTCATGGCATCTGTATGTGGAAACTACATGCCTATAAGTTTAAGCACAGTGTGTGGAACAGCTTATGGTGTTCCTGCAATGATCAATCAGGGTAATGGACGTTTTCCCGGCGTTACACTCGGGCATAGCTATTCGCAACAATACAACATTCCTGTACTGAGTAGTGGTGGTTCAAATGTTGAAATCAAGCAAGCAATCCCATTGTATGGACCTAACAAAAACTCACATGGGTCGAGCCAGCAGAGTGGTGTATTATCTGATGTTGGTGAAAAACTGCATGGATCCCAAGGCAGTAGAACAAGTAGTCCTGCCGCGCATTTGGAAGGAGATGTGCTACCTCTTTTTCCTACCACACCATCAGTTCTGGACACAAAGGATTCGATACAAGTGATAAAGGTTGTGCCTCACAACCCCAAGTCGGCACCAGAATCAGCGGCTCGGATTTTCCAGTCTATAcaagaagaaagaaagagaCTTGAGTAGCAGCAGCTTTTGTTGAAGCCACATTGGGTTAAAGAGAAATTTAGAGTGTGTTTGTTGACACtgtaaataaaaacattcatcaCTTTTCCGTTTCACGCTCAAGGACTataggtattttattttaatacacTTGAAATACACTTTAAGAggtcattttcttaaaaaaaagagCTGACCGAAGTTATTTTACTATTTCCCCCGAGAAATAAAGTCATATACCATTAAAAATTTGGTTAGATTTCTTATGGATGCTGTTGTTGATGATTAAACGAAATCAATATCATCTTTTGTGAACTGAAATACTGAATTGtggattaaaaaaattatttttggataAAGCTGGTAGCTCCTAATTACAGAAATACGGAAGTTCAAATATATTTCATAAGTTTTTTTTCcagaaaatttgagatatttttaaaagttttctaatttcaattaaattttatctaAGTTTTTTTTTACTTAATATAATTGGATGATTTTTTATAATATGAAATtcgaatattaaaaaaatatacttAGATCAAGTCTTAATAACTACATAAGTTTatgtttgattttattttttcgtaagaaaataattcttcaacttaaaaaatatttgttggttggttttatttaaatatatagatcatatgtttgattattttcatggtggtttatatatataaaattttgtaaaataaaaGGTGTTGTggttatatataaatataagaatatgctaaaataattaaagataaataaaaatttgaaatataatatattttatttttaattcaaaattaatcTGGTAAATTACTTTCTTCCGTGAGGGCTATTTTCGTCATTGAGTTCACTAGGGCTTTTAATCTCCCCTCGTATgcgtctatatatatatatatatttcctcCAACTTCAGCTCCCCGAAGCCGTCCCAGCAGAATTGTAGAGTCCAATTTCTTCAGTCTAAAGGTAAACCCTAGCTCCCGACAAATTGTGGATTTGCTAATGCTAAAGTTTGATGTTGATGATTTTATTTTCTTCTCCATGAATTAGGATTTCTGCTTGTTAGAGATGGCGACAGTGCCTGGGCAGTTGATCTGGGAGATCGTTAAGAAGAACAACTGTTTCCTTGTGAAGGAATTCGGGAATGGAACCGCGGGAGTGAGATTCAGCAAGGAACCTAACAATCTGTCCAACATCCATTCCTACAAGTACTCTGGTTAGTTTGTtgattattttcatgtgttaagCATTTTATCTAGTAAAAACTTGAACTTGACGATTTGATGTGGAAAGCAGTGagaaaaaactcatttttcttttgttttctacGTAGACTCTGTGATTATTTGGTTGTTTAGCTGTTAGCGTGGGAATATTTGCTACATTTTTTGTCATTATAATCGAATTGAGATGTAATTATCCCAGATTTATTGGATGATGGTTGTTATTATGATTTTCAATCTGATTTTTGGTTTCCTAGGTTTTGTTCATGGAAAAGAAATGGTTTTTCTACAGTACATCTGTTATTGCAAATTTCACAACATAGAAATAAGAGATCGATACAGCCTCGTAAAGTTACCATTACTCTCTTAATAACTTTGGTAATAAAACTGCCGATTTTTAGCTTGACAATTCTCTATTGGTTTTATTGAatataaaatgattttattttaaatgaatacATAAGATGTTTCTGGATTCATAATTAgaatcttttattttattttattctgtTTTTTGAAGAGTGTTTTATTTTGTCTGTATTATGATATCTGAAATGAATTGTCTTGTGGATTATTTTTATTAGGGTTGGCGAACAAGAAAACTGTGACCATTCAACCTGGAAAGGACCAGTCAGTTTTGCTTGCTACTGCAAAGACCAAGAAACAGAACAAGCCTGGCCATTTGCTTCACAAGTCTGTCATGAAGAAGGAGTTCAGCCGCATGGCCAAGGCTGTCTCTAACCAGGTAcataaattataataatcagTAGTTCCATTTTTGTTTGAGTTTATCCAGTTGCCCTACTTTCTACCTCAATACTGCTTCTTTTTCTTATTTAATCTGTGTTTAAGTTGCAAAAGATCCATACTTTCCGGACTTTTTTTAGAAGTTAAATGTGCTGTACTTTATACTTTTGATGAGCGTACAGcaggaaatattttctttgatccAGATGCAATCTGCCCAATGAAAGGCATTGTTAATCCTCATCTATTAAGTGCACATGACTGTTTTTAAAAATGAATATCTTGTACAAGATGAAGGATCTAATGCTCTAGATATTTATTCACGTCAGTTGTGGAGAAAGGCTTGCTGGCCTTTTTTTCACCTGCTCAATTCACTGAATGGTGGGTTTTAGATGCGGACTTGTAGTAATTAAACCTCTCGAGTGCAGGTGGCAGATAACTATTACAGGCCGGATCTGAAGAAGGCGGCACTTGCAAGGTTGAGTGTTGTTAACAGAAGTCTCAAGGTTTCCAAGTCTGGAGTCAAGAAGAGGAACAGGCAGGCTGCTTGATATGGTGTCTATGTTTATGGAGTTTTCCCCTTTCCCAAATTCTCTAAGTTGGGTGGCGCATTGTTATCTTCTTTTGGACCCGAaatacttaaattaaatttcaacCTCTTATACTTTAaattttcttccatttttgAGTTTTAATGGAATTGTGCTTGATCTTTAGATTTTGCATCCTCTAGTTCTGATGATTGAAATATGATGCTCTTGGACTGCGTAGTTGactatatgatatgattgtttatacTCAAATGTCGGACCTTCTTGGTtggttatttttgtttttggtttCTTTAGGCATTTTTTGTTTGATAACGACAACTTCCATGGATTTACGCATTCATTCCCTATCCCCCTTCCCACAGTCTAATAACGGAAATGTGGTGGAGGTGATTATGCTATTTTGCAAAATAAGTTGGTTCCAAATTTTATACCGAACGAGGTCATAGTACTGATGTTGAGGCTGAGTAGGTATTGTGACGAAAACGGCAACTGGTGCGAAATGTTAGACAGATACCAGTTCTCTACACTCGGATCATTTCTCCATTATATTGAAACAATGAATTGTTCCTTTAAATCACGGACCACTACAAAAATCTAAGCTGTCACAGGTACAGGAAGGATTTACAATCTTGAATCCACAAGTATTTGACAGATTAACTTCAACCACATTATTTCAACAGCTTCTTGTTGCATATTGTCAAGATGTTCTATACACAGCCTTGATCGGTCATATTGCTTGCAATCGTCAAAAAAGCAGAAATGACCGCCCCAGGTGCCAAAGCCCTGCGCCAAAAGGAAAATCAATATCTTAATACACCAGGTATTTTTATGACCAAATCTGGGGTCAAATTTATCTGATCCACGAGCAATTCAAGGTAAAATCAAGAGGAACAGCCTTACTCGGGACTCTCTTTCTGGTAACCAAAATCAGTTGCTGCTTTAAGAGCTCTCTGATACGTTTGCTTCATTGCTTCCTGTCATTAAGTAAAATGAAATTGAAGTGACCTTGGATGAAATAACTTGAAGTCTCAATGAAAAATACAGTGGATAGTccagaaaaaaacaattttgagtCTTGAGCCGGAAGGCTATCAAGAAAATTGCACGCCAAGTACTTTCCCAACACAAGAGAGTAGAACTCACCTGTAATTTAGATTCAAAATCTTCAGGAGACCAATTCAAACTGCATTCTTTAAGCTCAAGTTCCCCTGCGACTACCTGAAAAAAATTACGGGGAGTTAAACCTTCACAGCATGACGGTAGTTGCAAATCCTATCTAAAGGACTAAAAGATGTACCCCTCCTGCACCAGCAGCCACAGATGGCGCAACTAGAACATTGGCTTTTctcaaaatcaaatatcaactGCTTCAGGGGTGCATGGCATATTTGAGCCTAAAAATATTACAAAGGCAGTTAGCTACAATctgaagacaataacaaaatcaaaaGACGACAACGAAGATTCTATGAATAAGAGGAAGTATACTAAAAGAATTTGTTAAGATACAGTAACAGGTACCAACCTTCTACAAGTATCCGACAACCTGAGTTTACCAAATTGATGGCATCAGATGGATCAATCTCATTTTGATAAGCACATGGAAATGCAACATCACAACTTTCATTCCAAGGCTTTGTTTCATCATAGTACTTTGATCGGGCATAAGTTTTTGAATATTCTCTGAAAATAATACTCATAAGCTGATAAACACTGAAAGATGCGAGGGGCCGGAATGCGTACAAACCTCAAACTTCTATTCTGAGCCTTAATGTCTCTCAGAAGGGATATTTTCATGAAGTCAAATCCATCCTCATCCACTAAATAACCCTTAGAATCTGTGCATACAAACAGACATAAGACAGGATGAAACACAGAtagaaaaaatagaaaaaaattcaGTTTCCATACTTTAGTCATTCAGACATTTATCTAAAGATAAAATCTAAGATTAGGCATCTGTAAGACAAATTATCTGGTGAGAAAACCACACTGAAAAGCAGACTTAATTATTTCACCTCCAACATTATTTGTATTATGATGTCCATCAATTAATTAGTGGTAGAAATCACATTCTCAAGGATTAGGTGCTGGTGTTGAGTTAAAGCCTAAACTAATTATAAGTGAAAAAAGAAAATCACCAACCAAATCTGTCAAAACAACATTGATAATATGATTGAATTCATAGGGACGAAAAAGCTAATGAGAGGTTTATCCTAAGAAGAAATACAATCCATGCAGTGTGAGGTTATTGCAAAAGAAGAGCAACACCGAGAGATGTTGCTATTAAATGCTAGAATATAAGATTTTGTTTGTTCGCTCTCTTTAAAAGGAAAATTGAGTGTACTGCAGAGCATTATAATTAAAAAACAGAAACTACTACAAGAGTCTTCTCCAAAGCACCTACAATCTagataagaataaatattttggcATGTTTACTGCTTTTACTCATTTTAATTCTTTAATATAGTGAGATCATTTAGCTACACAACAACAACAAGACAAAAGGCTTTATCCCACTAAGTGAGGAAATCACATTAGGTACACCAAGATATTAAATCAGAAGGGAAATTTTAAAGCATCTAACTGCAAGATcacaaatttaaagaaatatatgAATTTGGAAAGTGACAGTGCTTTACCTGATACTGTTATAGGAAGAGCACCATAAGCAATAAGCTTCTCCAGGACATGCATAGATATCTTTCCAGAGCCACTAACAACACATCTAGAGAAGAAGatataaaaaaaagtaaaatattAGATTTCAAGACATTCATACATAATAAACCTATTTATTTTTCAAACTAATTTCCTGCGCTAACATTTGTTCCACAAAATGACTCTTATGCAGAGAATAGCCATACTAATTTCTCTAGAGTGGTAAAAACCTGATAAAAGGTTTGCGAGTCAAGACTAATCTTGATATCTCCTTCATTATATCCTATTGATACAGTCATTTCTCACAAATAAACTTACAGGAAATAAATTCATCCTCACTTAAATCAGTAAAAGCATATTATCGTTTCAGTTGACTAAGGATGAGACAATGATAAGACAGGGTGGATGACTAATATGGAGAAGGAAAACAAAAGCAACACTATagattcatattttgttttgGAGAAAACAAATACAAGCCATGAAAAGCAGTAAATACGTAGCGCCTTAGCCCTTTCAGTTTCAGTTCTTTATTCATGTCAGCAAGCATAAGTTGGGCATAAAATACCTGCAAGAAACAAGATCTAATGAATAAAAACAGGCATGGAAGCACAGAAGTTATAACAGAAAGTTTGTCACCAATCCATAGCCAGTAGCTTCAGTTCGAAGACTAGAGCCAGACCAGTTTATTCTTGGGCCAGTAAAGCTTCCCTGCATAGTTAAAGCAGATGCATCACGCCTAACATTTTTTAAACTGTTACGAACCATAAAACTTTTACAGGAAGATTGGTTATGGATAAAACTAAAAGCATGACCAAGTACATCCATAAAAAATCACTAGAACAAATTTCTACTCGTTCTTAATTTAACAGATCTAAGGCAACATGGAAGACCACAAGATGCTGATAGTACCATCTTCAATGGAGTACTATTGATTTAAATTGAAAGTACCAAAAGCTAAAACAGATTTCACAATGAAACaataattttcaattatttcagcaataaaaacatttgattAGGCCATTACGGGATCCGTGACAACAGAAAGGTGTGAAAATAAGTAACATGCGCAACTGATCACTACAAAGTACACAGCTTTAACCTGAGAGTGACCAACCAGGCGCCTGTATTGACCATACAAATAACCCATTTCACGGGTGCTAACACCCATATCCTCCGAAGGAAGATCCTAGGTTACAAGAAAAAGGTTAGCAAATCACAGATATCTAGGAaacaagtttcaaaattttgacaAGAAACCATCTTGCAAACCTTGTCAGGCCCCAAATAGCGATACAACTCACTCATGAAGCTCTGACAAAACTTCATGATCTACAACCGCAAAAGAAAAAGTTCAATACTTCAAAGATACACCTTGGGAACTAACTGCCtcaaaattacaaaaatatcaCCTCACTGTCGCTTTTGCCTTTTGGATCAAAATCACTCCCACCAGAAGAGCCTCCAAGTCTATATGGAGATAATGCATTTTTTAGCATCTGCATACAAAATCAAGGATTAAGTCCTTAATACTCGAATGCTTAAATCATATATTTCATCAACTTTTAACATCTGCTCAATGTTACATATCAAGTTCAATGTGTTGTGCAAACCACGCAAGTTGAAGAAAGTTCAACTAAGACGGATATCACTGTAAGGGCCCAACATAGAACTAAAGCCAATATTTGGAACCATTttttaataatgtttttcatttcCCAAAAATAAAACTTAACATATATCATAATCTACTACAATCTATCAAAATTCTATGTTCTTTCAATTTTATATCTCCCAATGCAACCATTAATTTTAAATCAGttcttttctttttgaaaaatactccatctttatattatattttaaccACATAtactatattttaaaattttaaaatacctaAAAACTATTCAAATAAC is drawn from Primulina eburnea isolate SZY01 chromosome 10, ASM2296580v1, whole genome shotgun sequence and contains these coding sequences:
- the LOC140803501 gene encoding large ribosomal subunit protein eL28z-like, with amino-acid sequence MATVPGQLIWEIVKKNNCFLVKEFGNGTAGVRFSKEPNNLSNIHSYKYSGLANKKTVTIQPGKDQSVLLATAKTKKQNKPGHLLHKSVMKKEFSRMAKAVSNQVADNYYRPDLKKAALARLSVVNRSLKVSKSGVKKRNRQAA